In Nycticebus coucang isolate mNycCou1 chromosome 9, mNycCou1.pri, whole genome shotgun sequence, the following are encoded in one genomic region:
- the KIAA1586 gene encoding LOW QUALITY PROTEIN: E3 SUMO-protein ligase KIAA1586 homolog (The sequence of the model RefSeq protein was modified relative to this genomic sequence to represent the inferred CDS: inserted 4 bases in 4 codons; deleted 1 base in 1 codon; substituted 2 bases at 2 genomic stop codons): protein MGDPGPEIIESVPPAGPEASESTTDENEDDIQFVSERPSRPVLEYIDLVCGDDEESSPYHSDILFPNMSKGQSEFLHFLNVKKVKTETGSNNRNKNHCGLSKXKKSNFEYVEESIIEEKSSCSIKEEIDNLVLPDCWNEKQAFMFTKQYKWLEIKEGKLGCKDCSTVRHLGSKAEKHVHVSKEWIAYLVXPNGSNKTTRQASLQKKIREHVSKAPGKIQDLLKESINDSISNLVHIENNKNIYTTIKVFNTVYSLVKHNRPLSDIEGAIELQEKSREVNYLNTRYSATRIAEHIAKEMKMKIFKNIIEGNLKICIIIDEASTISKKSTQVIYLQCTVQSAPAPVMLFVALKELVSTTAECIANTLLTALNDCGFTNEYLKAHLIAFCSDGANPVLGRKSGVATKLEYFPEIIIWNCLNHRLQLSLDDSICEIKQINHLKIFLDKMYSICHQPNKNQRFXELGGRILGTVAKELELEIIKLGRVMGPRWAACSLQAAVAVWHAYPELYIHFSHSYSGLAKRLANINFLQDLVLMIDVLEEFSLLSTALQSVSTNIQKAQKLIKRTVRALENLKIGTGKYESQIEDLIKSKGVKDIPFNKNKFNALHRNLLLDNIIQLMNLCLLSDRNHDESIFNYFDLLEPSTWPYEEITSPWTAGEEKLFHLRELLKHEIDLNDFWDFVNNNIKSNNVSIPISIQKAKKXSTIVIDNAKAERGFSLMNIICTGVRNSLXNHVSDLMTINLLGKEXDWDATPFVKSWSNCNHRLATDTRVGQKSTKAYCENQLAIWNLQ, encoded by the exons GAACGACCATCGAGACCTGTTCTTGAATACATCGATCTGGTTTGTGGTGATGATGAAGAATCTAGCCCCTATCATAGTGAT ATTCTGTTCCCTAACATGTCAAAGGGACAGAgtgagtttttgcattttttaaatgtgaagaaggtgaaaacagaaacaggaagTAATAATAGGAACAAAAATCATTGTGGATTGtctaaatgaaagaaatcaaattttgAATATGTTGAAGAATCAATCATTGAAGAAAAATCATCATGttcaataaaggaagaaatagataatCTTGTGCTTCCAGATTGTTGGAATGAAAAACAAGCATTTATGTTTACAAAACAGTACAAATGGCTTGAAATAAAAGAAGGTAAATTAGGATGTAAGGATTGTTCAACAGTTCGACATTTGGGATCAAAAGCAGAAAAGCATGTCCATGTGTCTAAGGAATGGATTGCATATTTAG ACCCCAATGGTAGTAATAAAACAACAAGGCAAGCTTCTCTGCAGAAAAAAATTAGGGAACATGTTTCTAAAGCCCCTGGTAAAATTCAAGATTTGTTAAAGGAATCCATTAATGATTCAATTTCTAATTTAGtacatatagaaaataataaaaatatttatacaaccATAAAAGTTTTTAATACTGTTTACAGTTTAGTAAAACATAATAGACCTTTATCTGATATTGAGGGGGCAATAGAATTACAGGAAAAAAGCAGAGAAGTCAATTATTTAAATACACGCTATAGTGCAACAAGAATAGCAGAACATATTGcaaaagaaatgaagatgaaGATATTTAAGAATATTATAGAAGGGAATCTG AAAATCTGTATCATAATTGACGAGGCATCTACAATTTCAAAGAAAAGCACCCAAGTGATTTATCTGCAGTGTACAGTTCAGTCAGCACCTGCACCTGTTATGTTATTTGTTGCTTTAAAAGAATTAGTGTCAACCACAGCAGAGTGTATTGCCAATACATTGTTAACTGCTTTAAATGATTGTGGCTTTACAAATGAATATTTGAAAGCTCATTTAATTGCATTTTGTTCTGATGGTGCTAATCCAGTGCTGGGAAGAAAGTCTGGAGTAGCCACAAAGTTAGAATATTTTCCTGAAATCATCATTTGGAATTGTTTAAACCATCGATTGCAATTGTCACTTGATGATTCAATATgtgaaataaaacagataaatcatttaaaaatatttcttgataAAATGTATTCTATTTGTCATCAAcctaataaaaatcaaagattttaGGAACTGGGCGGCCGA ATTTTAGGAACTGTAGCTAAAGAACTTGAacttgaaattat aaaactcggtCGGGTAATGGGACCAAGATGGGCAGCATGTAGTTTGCAAGCTGCTGTTGCTGTTTGGCATGCATATCCTGAATTATATATACACTTTTCTCATTCTTATTCTGGTTTGGCAAAGAGATTAGCTAACATTAATTTCTTACAAGACCTTGTTTTAATGATTGACGTTCTTGAAGAATTTTCACTACTTTCAACTGCATTACAGTCAGTATCAACTAACATTCAGAAAGCACAAAAATTGATCAAACGTACTGT aagagctctggaaaatttaaaaattggtacTGGAAAGTATGAATCTCAAATTGAAGATTTGATTAAGTCAAAAGGGGTTAAAGATAtcccatttaataaaaataaattt aatgctcTTCATAGGAATCTGTTATTAGACAATATAATTCAGCTTATGAACTTATGCCTTTTATCTGACAGAAACCATGATGAAAGcatttttaattactttgattTGCTAGAACCTTCTACATGGCCTTATGAAGAAATAACTTCACCATGGACAGCTggtgaagaaaaattatttcacttacgtgaacttttaaaacatgaaattgaTTTGAATGATTTTTGGGACtttgtaaataataatattaaatcaaACAATGTTTCAATTCCTATAAGTATccaaaaagctaaaa atagcACTATTGTAATCGATAATGCTAAAGCTGAAAGAGGTTTCAGTTTAATGAACATAATTTGTACAGGGGTAAGAAACAGTT ATAATCACGTATCAGATTTAATGACAATAAATTTATTGGGGAAAG CAGATTGGGATGCAACTCCATTTGTAAAATCTTGGTCAAATTGCAACCATAGGTTGGCTACAGACACAAGAGTTGGGCAAAAATCAACAAAAGCCTACTGTGAGAATCAGTTGGCTATCTGGAAC